One Corythoichthys intestinalis isolate RoL2023-P3 chromosome 9, ASM3026506v1, whole genome shotgun sequence DNA window includes the following coding sequences:
- the slc25a20 gene encoding mitochondrial carnitine/acylcarnitine carrier protein, whose amino-acid sequence MSKQPQPISPMKNFFAGGFGGVCLVFAGHPLDTIKVRLQTQPKPKPGESLQYAGTIDCFKKTLAKEGVKGLYKGMAAPIIGVTPMFAVCFFGFGLGKKLQQKSPDDILTYPQLFAAGMLSGVFTTAIMTPGERIKCLLQIQASSGKVKYNGPMDCVKQLYRESGIRGIYKGTALTLMRDVPASGMYFMSYEWLKNLLTPPGKSHNELSIPSVLFAGGMAGIFNWAVAIPPDVLKSRFQTAPEGKYPNGFRDVLRELIREEGIGSLYKGFNAVMLRAFPANAACFLGFELAMKFLNWLAPNL is encoded by the exons ATGTCAAAACAGCCGCAGCCGATCAGCCCAATGAAGAACTTCTTCGCTGGAGGTTTCGGTGGCGTCTGCCTCGTCTTTGCTGGTCATCCACTCGACACCATAAAA GTGCGTCTACAGACTCAGCCAAAGCCTAAACCAGGAGAGAGCCTCCAGTATGCTGGGACCATTGATTGTTTCAAGAAGACCTTAGCTAAAGAG GGAGTAAAGGGGCTCTATAAAGGCATGGCAGCCCCAATCATTGGAGTCACGCCCATGTTTGCCGTCTGTTTCTTTGGCTTTGGTTTGGGCAAGAAACTGCAGCAGAAAAGCCCCGATGACATCCTCAC GTATCCACAGCTCTTTGCTGCAGGCATGTTATCCGGTGTCTTCACCACAGCCATCATGACTCCAGGCGAGCGCATCAAATGTCTACTGCAG aTCCAGGCTTCATCTGGAAAAGTGAAGTACAACGGGCCGATGGATTGTGTCAAGCAGCTCTACAGGGAGTCTGGCATCAGAGGAATCTACAAAGGCACCGCGCTGACTCTCATGAGAG ACGTTCCTGCGAGCGGTATGTACTTCATGTCATACGAGTGGTTAAAGAATCTCCTCACGCCGCCGGGAAAGAG TCATAACGAACTCAGTATTCCCAGCGTGCTTTTCGCAGGAGGGATGGCAGGAATATTTAACTGGGCCGTGGCAATTCCCCCCGATGTGCTCAAGTCTCGATTTCAAACAG CTCCTGAAGGAAAGTATCCCAATGGCTTCCGGGATGTTCTACGCGAGCTGATCCGAGAGGAGGGCATAGGCTCCTTGTACAAAGGTTTCAACGCTGTCATGCTTCGAGCTTTTCCCGCAAATGCT